In Asanoa sp. WMMD1127, one genomic interval encodes:
- a CDS encoding HAD-IA family hydrolase, which produces MTALIFDCDGVLADTERYGHLPAFNQTFEEFGLPVRWSEEEYGRKLAIGGGKERMRSLLTPEFVAEAGLPTDPEGQAEAVAAWHRRKTEIYTAMVAAGKLPARPGVARVVEEAHEAGWPLVVASTSAEKSVRAVVEHDVGAERARDFTVLAGDVVPHKKPAPDIYLLALDRLGIPPEEAVVVEDSHNGLVAAHTAGIPCVVTVNGYTADEDFTGAAFVVDSLGDPGAAPITVLANDSPARPGPYVTLADLAAVFEGDRR; this is translated from the coding sequence GTGACCGCGCTCATCTTCGACTGCGACGGCGTCCTGGCCGACACCGAGCGCTACGGCCACCTGCCGGCGTTCAACCAGACGTTCGAGGAGTTCGGCCTGCCGGTGCGCTGGAGCGAGGAGGAGTACGGCCGCAAGCTCGCCATCGGCGGCGGCAAGGAGCGCATGCGCAGCCTGCTGACGCCCGAGTTCGTCGCGGAGGCCGGCCTGCCCACCGATCCGGAGGGCCAGGCCGAGGCGGTCGCCGCGTGGCACCGCCGCAAGACCGAGATCTACACGGCCATGGTGGCGGCCGGGAAGCTGCCGGCCCGGCCCGGCGTCGCGCGGGTCGTCGAGGAGGCCCACGAGGCGGGCTGGCCGCTGGTGGTCGCGTCCACCTCGGCCGAGAAGTCGGTGCGGGCCGTGGTGGAGCACGACGTCGGCGCGGAGCGGGCCAGGGACTTCACGGTACTCGCCGGCGACGTCGTGCCGCACAAGAAGCCGGCGCCCGACATCTACCTCCTCGCGCTCGACCGGCTCGGCATCCCGCCGGAGGAGGCGGTCGTCGTCGAGGACTCGCACAACGGGCTCGTGGCCGCGCACACGGCCGGGATCCCGTGCGTGGTCACGGTCAACGGCTACACGGCCGACGAGGACTTCACCGGCGCCGCGTTCGTGGTCGACTCGCTCGGCGACCCCGGCGCCGCGCCGATCACCGTGCTCGCCAACGACAGTCCGGCGCGGCCCGGTCCGTACGTGACGCTGGCCGACCTCGCGGCCGTCTTCGAAGGGGACAGGCGATGA
- the dhaL gene encoding dihydroxyacetone kinase subunit DhaL encodes MTELLLPVEFVTRTIAQTAVANEKYFGDLDAVVGDGDFGYSLARGFELVVRDWDGFDRADAATFLRKVAVVVTGRIGGTSGPLWGTAFLRAATVASGKSEADGATAVAMLRAAIEGIQARGNASLGDKTLLDALVPATDEIERQVEAGSDGPTTVRAAAAVARASADETAKLQARRGRAAYTGERSIGSVDPGATAVAVILEALAETWPAGL; translated from the coding sequence ATGACCGAACTGCTGCTGCCGGTCGAGTTCGTCACGCGGACGATCGCGCAGACCGCCGTGGCCAACGAGAAGTACTTCGGCGACCTGGACGCGGTCGTCGGCGACGGCGACTTCGGCTACTCGCTCGCCCGCGGCTTCGAGCTCGTCGTCCGCGACTGGGACGGGTTCGACCGCGCCGACGCGGCCACCTTCCTGCGCAAGGTCGCGGTGGTCGTCACCGGCCGGATCGGCGGCACCTCCGGCCCGCTGTGGGGCACCGCCTTCCTGCGCGCGGCGACCGTCGCGAGTGGAAAGTCCGAAGCGGACGGTGCGACCGCCGTCGCCATGCTGCGCGCGGCGATCGAGGGCATCCAGGCCCGCGGCAACGCCAGCCTCGGCGACAAGACGTTGCTCGACGCGCTCGTCCCGGCCACCGACGAGATCGAGCGGCAGGTCGAGGCCGGCAGCGACGGGCCGACGACGGTCCGGGCGGCCGCGGCCGTGGCGCGGGCGAGCGCCGACGAGACCGCCAAGCTGCAGGCCCGGCGCGGGCGGGCCGCGTACACCGGCGAGCGCAGCATCGGCAGCGTCGACCCGGGCGCCACCGCCGTCGCCGTGATCCTCGAAGCCCTGGCCGAGACCTGGCCCGCCGGACTCTGA
- the dhaK gene encoding dihydroxyacetone kinase subunit DhaK yields the protein MKKFVNDPNQYVPEMLTGIALANPDTLRYVPDYNLIMRVDAPNDNKVSIIQGSGSGHEPAHVMSVGKGMLDAACPGDVFSAPPMDYVLETSKMLASPKGVLHLINNYTGDRMAFDMGKEMAEAEGVRIETVLVDDDVAVSDSTYTVGRRGVAGNFFVMKVVGAAAEQGADIDELVRLGDKVNSVTRTMGMALTSCTPPAKGSPLFDLGEDEMEMGVGIHGEPGRRREKLHNANEIVDELLDAVVPDLPYEKGDDVALMINGLGGTPISELYLLYGHAHEQLEARGMHVRRNYVGEYCTSLDMAGASLTLVKLDDEIVNGLAAPAETAIRTF from the coding sequence ATGAAGAAGTTCGTCAACGACCCGAACCAGTACGTGCCCGAGATGCTCACCGGCATCGCCCTGGCCAACCCGGACACGCTGCGCTACGTCCCCGATTACAACCTGATCATGCGGGTCGACGCGCCGAACGACAACAAGGTCTCGATCATCCAGGGCTCCGGCTCCGGGCACGAGCCCGCCCACGTGATGAGCGTCGGCAAGGGCATGCTCGACGCCGCCTGTCCCGGTGACGTGTTCTCCGCGCCGCCGATGGACTACGTGCTGGAGACGAGCAAGATGCTCGCGTCGCCCAAGGGCGTGCTGCACCTCATCAACAACTACACGGGCGACCGGATGGCCTTCGACATGGGCAAGGAGATGGCCGAGGCGGAGGGCGTACGGATCGAGACGGTGCTGGTCGACGACGACGTCGCGGTGTCGGACTCCACGTACACCGTGGGTCGGCGGGGTGTCGCCGGGAACTTCTTCGTCATGAAGGTCGTCGGCGCGGCCGCCGAGCAGGGCGCCGACATCGACGAGCTGGTGCGGCTCGGCGACAAGGTCAACTCGGTCACCCGGACCATGGGGATGGCGCTGACGTCGTGCACCCCGCCGGCCAAGGGCTCGCCGCTGTTCGACCTCGGCGAGGACGAGATGGAGATGGGCGTCGGCATCCACGGCGAGCCGGGCCGCCGCCGCGAGAAGCTGCACAACGCCAACGAGATCGTCGACGAGCTGCTCGACGCGGTCGTGCCCGACCTGCCCTACGAGAAGGGCGACGACGTCGCGCTGATGATCAACGGCCTGGGCGGCACGCCGATCAGCGAGCTCTACCTGCTCTACGGCCACGCCCACGAGCAGCTCGAGGCCCGCGGCATGCACGTGCGCCGCAACTACGTCGGCGAGTACTGCACCTCGCTCGACATGGCCGGCGCGTCGCTGACCCTCGTCAAGCTCGACGACGAGATCGTCAACGGCCTGGCCGCCCCGGCGGAGACCGCGATCCGCACCTTCTGA
- a CDS encoding SDR family oxidoreductase has product MESLEGRVFVVTGGGSGIGRCVALRLAELGAAVAIAGRRAEKLDAVAAEVAAHGGQALAVPTDVRQPDQVDALVGRALDRFGQVDGLVNNAAGNFVVPAEKLSANGWRAVVDIVLNGTWYCTSAVGRALIESGRPGAILSVVATYAWIGHPGTVHSAAAKAGVVTMTRTLAAEWARYGIRLNCIAPGPTTTDGAGAALWATPEDHARVLSSVPAARFAEPAEIADLCGLLLSDRAGYVTGEVLTADGGQSLGRQFYGPPLNAPVPTV; this is encoded by the coding sequence ATGGAGTCGCTCGAAGGCCGCGTGTTCGTGGTGACCGGTGGCGGCAGCGGCATCGGCCGCTGCGTCGCGCTGCGCCTGGCCGAGCTGGGCGCGGCGGTCGCGATCGCCGGCCGGCGCGCCGAGAAGCTCGACGCGGTCGCCGCCGAGGTGGCCGCCCACGGGGGTCAGGCCCTGGCGGTGCCGACGGACGTCCGGCAGCCGGACCAGGTCGACGCGCTGGTGGGCCGCGCCCTCGACCGCTTCGGCCAGGTCGACGGCCTGGTCAACAACGCGGCGGGCAACTTCGTGGTGCCGGCCGAGAAGCTGTCGGCCAACGGCTGGCGCGCGGTGGTCGACATCGTGCTCAACGGCACGTGGTACTGCACGTCGGCCGTCGGCCGCGCCCTGATCGAGTCGGGCCGCCCGGGCGCGATCCTGAGCGTGGTCGCCACGTACGCCTGGATCGGTCACCCGGGCACCGTGCACAGCGCGGCCGCGAAGGCGGGTGTGGTGACGATGACCCGGACGCTGGCGGCCGAGTGGGCCCGCTACGGCATCCGGCTCAACTGCATCGCGCCCGGCCCGACGACCACCGACGGCGCCGGCGCCGCGCTGTGGGCGACTCCGGAGGACCACGCGCGGGTGCTCTCCTCGGTCCCGGCGGCCCGCTTCGCCGAGCCGGCCGAGATCGCCGACCTGTGCGGCCTGCTGCTCAGCGACCGCGCCGGCTACGTCACGGGCGAGGTGCTGACCGCCGACGGTGGACAGTCGCTGGGCCGCCAGTTCTACGGCCCGCCGCTGAACGCCCCGGTGCCGACGGTCTGA
- a CDS encoding MFS transporter: protein MTDVVVVPWRLVARAIVGMWWVYASVGMLTPLLPRYIHDRYGAGPTAVGVTVLLYGVASVAGRPLAGRYLRTGDPWRLMTLSVVVGAAALALTPLAPNLPVMLVLRVIDGAAVGIFYTAAATSVVQETPHGRRGRVLAYFSVPLFLGTAMGPVLGDAIIGWQGLDPTWLVSAVVLLLALPVTVTRARTVPAGPPPPPEPFFATLVQPTAVWPALVLALSIVGYAGFQALVPLYGPEIGLPATGTVFFVYSFLTLTIRIAGAGLFDRLPIVTVVFAGCVANVLGLLVAGLWAAPAALYVAAALMAVAIALQYVLLMKMSLTGVPRAREGSVVAAYSISYDVGAGLGAVALGMVVSATGSYRSAFLAGALAGVLGAAALVGRYWLRRPAYAGPDCTM from the coding sequence GTGACCGACGTCGTGGTGGTGCCCTGGCGCCTGGTGGCGCGGGCGATCGTCGGCATGTGGTGGGTGTACGCGTCGGTCGGCATGCTGACCCCGCTGCTCCCCCGCTACATCCACGACCGCTACGGCGCCGGGCCCACCGCGGTCGGCGTGACCGTCCTGCTCTACGGCGTGGCGAGCGTGGCTGGGCGCCCGCTCGCCGGCCGCTACCTGCGCACCGGCGACCCGTGGCGGCTGATGACGCTGTCGGTCGTGGTGGGCGCGGCCGCGCTGGCGCTCACCCCGCTGGCCCCGAACCTGCCCGTCATGCTCGTGCTGCGGGTGATCGACGGCGCCGCCGTGGGCATCTTCTACACCGCCGCGGCGACCAGCGTGGTCCAGGAGACACCGCACGGGCGGCGCGGCCGGGTGCTCGCGTACTTCTCCGTGCCGTTGTTCCTCGGCACCGCCATGGGCCCGGTCCTCGGCGACGCCATCATCGGCTGGCAGGGCCTCGACCCGACCTGGCTGGTGTCGGCCGTGGTGCTGCTGCTCGCGCTGCCGGTGACGGTGACCCGCGCCCGGACCGTCCCGGCCGGTCCCCCGCCGCCGCCCGAGCCGTTCTTCGCCACGCTCGTGCAGCCGACCGCGGTGTGGCCGGCCCTCGTGCTCGCCCTGTCGATCGTCGGCTACGCGGGCTTCCAGGCGCTGGTGCCGCTCTACGGACCCGAGATCGGGCTGCCGGCCACCGGCACCGTGTTCTTCGTCTACTCGTTCCTGACGCTGACGATCCGGATCGCCGGCGCGGGGCTGTTCGACCGCCTGCCGATCGTGACCGTGGTGTTCGCCGGCTGCGTCGCCAACGTGCTCGGCCTCCTGGTGGCCGGGCTGTGGGCCGCGCCGGCCGCCCTCTACGTCGCCGCCGCGCTGATGGCGGTCGCGATCGCCCTGCAGTACGTGCTGCTGATGAAGATGTCGCTGACCGGGGTGCCGCGCGCCCGGGAAGGCTCCGTCGTCGCCGCGTACAGCATCTCCTATGACGTCGGCGCCGGTCTCGGCGCCGTGGCGCTCGGCATGGTCGTCTCGGCCACCGGCTCCTACCGCTCGGCATTCCTGGCCGGGGCGCTCGCCGGCGTCCTGGGCGCCGCCGCGCTGGTCGGACGCTACTGGCTGCGCCGCCCCGCGTACGCCGGGCCCGACTGCACAATGTGA
- a CDS encoding OB-fold domain-containing protein: MSQADFRPKPSDATGPYWAATRERRLLLQWCAACARFVHHPREACPGCLGTDLSWRESPGDGAVHALSIHHRPFEAMGPEDCLYVVAFVDLDEGVRVLANLVGAAPESFAVGDRVALTWTPVADGYHLPAFRPAGP, encoded by the coding sequence GTGAGCCAGGCCGATTTCCGCCCGAAGCCCAGCGACGCCACCGGTCCCTACTGGGCCGCCACGAGGGAGCGGCGGCTGCTGCTGCAGTGGTGCGCCGCATGTGCCCGCTTCGTGCACCACCCGCGGGAGGCGTGCCCGGGCTGCCTGGGCACCGATCTGTCGTGGCGGGAGAGCCCGGGCGACGGGGCCGTGCACGCCCTGTCCATCCATCATCGACCGTTCGAGGCCATGGGACCGGAGGACTGTCTCTACGTGGTCGCGTTCGTCGACCTCGACGAGGGTGTGCGCGTCCTGGCCAACCTGGTCGGCGCGGCGCCGGAGTCGTTCGCCGTCGGTGACCGGGTCGCCTTGACCTGGACGCCGGTCGCCGACGGCTACCACCTGCCCGCGTTCCGTCCGGCCGGCCCGTGA
- a CDS encoding acetyl-CoA acetyltransferase, which yields MRGAAAIVGVAEAAAPTGELPDWGRALEARMIREALADAGLTLADVDGLCHAGSSLDLGEFLGIAPVFTESTYTGGSGFELYLEKAAAAIAAGQCEVVVIVYAATPRGDRRRGTGGWYEPPGPRDEFEVPYGLGLMGSYALAASRHMAVYGTTPEQLAEIAVSTRAWAAYNPDARFRDPLTVDDVLASPVYCSPLHQLDCCLVTDGAGAVVVTSAERARSLRRPPVYVLGAASCHTHNMIHAMPDLTVTPGAVSGARAFKAAGITPSDVDLLMGYDSFTITALLHLEDLGFCAKGEGGAFVAGGRTGPGGSLPMNTNGGGLSYTHPGMYGIFLLTEATRQLRGEAGPRQVPGASVAVAHGSGQYLSAMSTVVLGTEETL from the coding sequence GTGAGAGGCGCTGCCGCGATCGTCGGCGTGGCCGAGGCGGCCGCGCCGACCGGCGAGCTGCCCGACTGGGGACGGGCGCTCGAGGCCCGGATGATCCGCGAGGCGCTCGCCGACGCCGGCCTGACGCTGGCCGACGTCGACGGGCTGTGCCACGCCGGCTCGTCCCTCGACCTCGGTGAGTTCCTCGGCATCGCGCCGGTGTTCACGGAGTCCACCTACACGGGCGGCTCCGGGTTCGAGCTCTACCTGGAGAAGGCGGCGGCCGCGATCGCCGCCGGGCAGTGCGAGGTCGTGGTGATCGTCTACGCCGCGACCCCGCGCGGCGACCGCAGGCGCGGCACGGGCGGCTGGTACGAGCCGCCCGGCCCCCGCGACGAGTTCGAGGTGCCCTACGGGCTGGGCCTCATGGGCTCCTACGCGCTGGCCGCGAGCCGGCACATGGCGGTCTACGGCACCACGCCCGAGCAGCTCGCCGAGATCGCGGTGAGCACCCGGGCCTGGGCCGCGTACAACCCGGACGCCCGGTTCCGCGACCCGCTGACCGTCGACGACGTGCTGGCCTCCCCCGTTTACTGCTCGCCGCTGCACCAGCTCGACTGCTGCCTCGTCACCGACGGCGCCGGCGCGGTCGTGGTGACGTCGGCCGAGCGCGCCCGGTCGCTGCGCCGGCCGCCCGTGTATGTGCTCGGCGCCGCGTCCTGCCACACCCACAACATGATCCACGCCATGCCCGACCTGACCGTGACGCCCGGCGCGGTCTCCGGCGCCCGGGCGTTCAAGGCGGCCGGCATCACGCCGTCCGATGTGGACCTGTTGATGGGTTACGACTCGTTCACCATCACCGCGCTGCTGCACCTGGAGGATCTCGGGTTCTGCGCCAAGGGCGAGGGTGGGGCGTTCGTGGCCGGCGGGCGCACCGGGCCCGGCGGGTCGCTGCCGATGAACACCAACGGCGGCGGGTTGTCGTACACCCATCCGGGCATGTACGGCATCTTCCTGCTCACCGAGGCGACCCGGCAGCTGCGCGGCGAGGCCGGGCCGCGCCAGGTGCCGGGCGCCTCGGTGGCCGTCGCGCACGGTTCTGGGCAGTACCTGTCGGCGATGTCGACCGTGGTGCTCGGCACGGAGGAGACGCTGTGA
- a CDS encoding ABC transporter substrate-binding protein: MTPDPRFRYTRRDMLRHAALLGGGLAAAPILAACGNSTPSNAGAGSGSGSGSGGSKRVVVADWGGAIQDAEKKNLYEPFTKETGIEVVISGPPSNAKIKAMVDSGNVEWDVVAGGLSNVLSLGRDYFEPLPDKLMSIDGIAKEYVDTHALAYYVFSSNIGWNTKTLGGQQVGSWADFWSGSIPGKRTLAGIEGGSVPELEFALMADGVPVDQLYPLDVDRAFASYAKIKDRVSQWWSSGSQPGQMLVSGQVSAASIWIGRIRTLQDEGAPIGYTYNQGMLMPASWIVPKGARNKDAAFQLIEYSVQPEVQGKLWGSYLEGPTNSKAVEFMDEKWAKGLPTHPDNAKLQFVRDDKWWGEHTDAVLKRFQEFVL; encoded by the coding sequence ATGACTCCCGATCCGCGCTTCCGCTACACCCGCCGCGACATGCTCCGGCACGCGGCCCTACTCGGTGGCGGCCTGGCCGCCGCGCCCATCCTCGCCGCCTGCGGCAACAGCACGCCCAGCAACGCCGGCGCCGGCTCCGGCTCGGGTTCCGGGTCGGGCGGCAGCAAGCGGGTCGTCGTCGCCGACTGGGGCGGCGCCATCCAGGACGCCGAGAAGAAGAACCTCTACGAGCCGTTCACCAAGGAGACCGGGATCGAGGTCGTCATCTCGGGTCCGCCCAGCAACGCGAAGATCAAGGCGATGGTCGACTCCGGCAACGTCGAGTGGGACGTGGTGGCCGGCGGTCTGTCCAATGTGCTCTCACTCGGCCGCGACTACTTCGAGCCGCTGCCCGACAAGCTCATGTCCATCGACGGCATCGCCAAGGAGTACGTCGACACCCACGCCCTGGCCTACTACGTCTTCTCCAGCAACATCGGCTGGAACACCAAGACGCTCGGCGGCCAGCAGGTGGGCAGCTGGGCCGACTTCTGGAGCGGATCGATCCCGGGCAAGCGCACGCTGGCCGGCATCGAGGGCGGCAGCGTGCCGGAGCTCGAGTTCGCGCTGATGGCCGACGGCGTGCCGGTGGACCAGCTCTACCCGCTCGACGTCGACCGCGCGTTCGCCTCGTACGCGAAGATCAAGGATCGGGTCAGCCAGTGGTGGAGCTCCGGCTCGCAGCCGGGGCAGATGCTGGTCAGCGGGCAGGTGTCGGCGGCCAGCATCTGGATCGGCCGGATCCGCACGCTGCAGGACGAGGGCGCGCCGATCGGCTACACCTACAACCAGGGCATGCTGATGCCGGCCTCGTGGATCGTGCCGAAGGGCGCCCGGAACAAGGACGCCGCGTTCCAGCTCATCGAGTACTCGGTGCAGCCGGAGGTGCAGGGCAAGCTCTGGGGCTCCTATCTGGAGGGTCCGACCAACAGCAAGGCCGTCGAGTTCATGGACGAGAAGTGGGCCAAGGGCCTGCCGACCCACCCCGACAACGCCAAGCTGCAGTTCGTCCGCGACGACAAGTGGTGGGGCGAGCACACCGACGCCGTCCTCAAGCGGTTCCAGGAGTTCGTTCTGTGA
- a CDS encoding acyl-CoA dehydrogenase family protein, giving the protein MDFSIPPELQEFRAAVRRFVDTELIPLEDLAEENDGLPDEIVRDLKKKSIAMGLNALEMPEEYGGGGHGTLAHVLLTEEISRAAPGVSSGTIPGASNILLEGTPEQKEKYLIPCIRGEKQDCFALTEPGAGSDAQSIRTRAEPRDGQWVINGQKRFISHGDTADFAIVFAVTHPDRERDRITAFLVDKGTPGFTVGQVHRTMGQRGYRQAELVFDDCVVGPEQILGEPGKGFELGRDWLRNGRIMTAARCLGPMARLIDEGTEWAKQRVQFGRPIADFQAVQFMLADSAIDLYASRMMTYNAAWDDDQGVDPKVVSAKASAVKVFASEAYGRVADRVLQIFGGTGYMNEMYVERAYRNARVERIWEGTSEIQRGVLARNLLKRGMFA; this is encoded by the coding sequence ATGGATTTCTCGATCCCACCGGAGCTGCAGGAGTTCCGCGCGGCCGTGCGCCGCTTCGTCGACACCGAGCTGATCCCGCTGGAGGACCTGGCCGAGGAGAACGACGGCCTGCCCGACGAGATCGTCCGCGACCTGAAGAAGAAGTCGATCGCGATGGGCCTCAACGCCCTGGAGATGCCCGAGGAGTACGGCGGCGGCGGGCACGGGACCCTCGCCCACGTCCTGCTCACCGAGGAGATCTCCCGCGCGGCCCCGGGCGTCTCCAGCGGCACCATCCCGGGCGCGTCCAACATCCTGCTGGAGGGCACGCCGGAGCAGAAGGAGAAGTACCTGATCCCCTGCATCCGCGGGGAGAAGCAGGACTGCTTCGCGCTGACCGAGCCGGGCGCCGGCTCCGACGCGCAGAGCATCCGGACCCGGGCCGAGCCGCGCGACGGCCAGTGGGTGATCAACGGGCAGAAGCGGTTCATCAGCCACGGCGACACGGCCGACTTCGCGATCGTGTTCGCGGTGACCCATCCTGACCGCGAGCGCGACCGGATCACCGCGTTCCTCGTCGACAAGGGCACGCCCGGGTTCACCGTCGGCCAGGTGCACCGCACGATGGGCCAGCGCGGCTACCGCCAGGCCGAGCTGGTCTTCGACGACTGCGTGGTCGGCCCGGAGCAGATCCTCGGCGAGCCCGGCAAGGGCTTCGAGCTCGGCCGGGACTGGTTGCGCAACGGCCGCATCATGACCGCCGCCCGCTGCCTCGGCCCGATGGCCCGGCTGATCGACGAGGGCACCGAGTGGGCCAAGCAGCGGGTCCAGTTCGGCCGGCCGATCGCCGACTTCCAGGCGGTCCAGTTCATGCTCGCCGACTCGGCGATCGACCTGTACGCGTCGCGGATGATGACCTACAACGCGGCGTGGGACGACGACCAGGGCGTGGACCCGAAGGTGGTCAGCGCCAAGGCGTCGGCGGTGAAGGTGTTCGCGAGCGAGGCCTACGGCCGCGTCGCGGACCGGGTGCTGCAGATCTTCGGCGGCACCGGCTACATGAACGAGATGTACGTCGAGCGGGCCTACCGCAACGCGCGCGTCGAGCGCATCTGGGAGGGCACCTCCGAGATCCAGCGCGGCGTCCTCGCCCGCAACCTCCTCAAACGCGGCATGTTCGCGTAA